ACAGTAGATTTGGAAGCGCAATGATGATTAAAATAAAGGAAAGTGTTTCCATCTTGTTCTCCTAATAAAGTTGTTCAACTTTGTAATACGGGGCAATCGCTCACGTAACATCTCCTGGAAATCTCGCTTTATCAATGGGTTCAAAAATCAATGTATCAACCTCTTTATCTGTTAAAACTTGATATGTTGGGATGATAAACTTTTCTTCGTTTTTTTTATTGATAATGACTCCTTGCCAAAAAGCTGTTGCGATATGAGAAACATCTAAACCGTATGACATGTCCTCAATTTCATCGTAAGGAATGATCTTATCTTTATATTTAATTCCTTTTTCATTAAACGAAAACAAAATTCTTTTTTTAGGCATAATAGTATGGAATAAAAAGTTTAAAAAAGTTGCAGTGGAAAATATGAGTGCGATAATCAAAAAACCAATCCAAATGCGATAGACAATCCCTTCTGTTTTCGTTAAACCGCTAATGAAATAGGCAACAACCGCCATAGCAATGAGAATGAGTGAACCGATTAATTTTATGAATAGAGACTTTCGATTATAAGTGATATCTATCCAATCCAATCACTTAAGCCCCCTTCGTTTCTTTAGAAATTGAAAACTCGTTCGATTTGCAATGGTTTAATCGTCATTTCCTGTTTTTTTTCATCGTAATCAATCAGCCAATTTTGTTCAGAACCTTGTAAAACTAAATAACTGACAACTTTATCAACAGTATGGCTGCTGTCATAATCCGTGATAAATATGCTGCCAAGCATTCCTTTTGTTGCGGCAAAATCTTTTGCCAGCTGGGCCGCGATATTTTTATCT
The sequence above is a segment of the Pueribacillus theae genome. Coding sequences within it:
- a CDS encoding DUF5381 family protein translates to MDWIDITYNRKSLFIKLIGSLILIAMAVVAYFISGLTKTEGIVYRIWIGFLIIALIFSTATFLNFLFHTIMPKKRILFSFNEKGIKYKDKIIPYDEIEDMSYGLDVSHIATAFWQGVIINKKNEEKFIIPTYQVLTDKEVDTLIFEPIDKARFPGDVT